In Halobaculum rubrum, the following are encoded in one genomic region:
- the gcvH gene encoding glycine cleavage system protein GcvH translates to MSFDVPDDLRYRESHEWIDPETGRVGISEFAQDELGDVVFVELPSEGDAVAAGAEFGVVESIKAVSDLYAPVSGDVVAVNEELFDAPELVNDDPFGDGWMLELDVEEGDLDDLLSADEYRDQIA, encoded by the coding sequence ATGAGCTTCGACGTTCCCGACGACCTTCGCTACCGCGAGTCACACGAGTGGATCGACCCGGAGACGGGCCGCGTCGGCATCTCCGAGTTCGCACAGGACGAACTGGGCGACGTGGTCTTCGTCGAACTGCCGAGCGAGGGCGACGCCGTGGCGGCGGGCGCCGAGTTCGGCGTCGTCGAATCGATCAAGGCCGTCTCCGACCTGTACGCGCCGGTCTCCGGCGACGTGGTCGCGGTCAACGAGGAACTGTTCGACGCGCCCGAACTGGTCAACGACGACCCCTTCGGCGACGGCTGGATGCTCGAACTCGACGTCGAGGAGGGAGACCTCGACGACCTCCTCTCGGCCGACGAGTACCGCGACCAGATCGCCTGA
- the gcvPA gene encoding aminomethyl-transferring glycine dehydrogenase subunit GcvPA, giving the protein MSGRSAGTGGSPFAPHTADETAAMLDALGVDDEAELFDIPETVAFDGEFGIPQRDERTVRADLRETFERNDDLTEFLGRGHYSHYVPAVVDDLSSRSEFLTSYTQYQPEITQGFLQALFEYQSILVELTGLPVANCSMYDAAAALAEAALLADRVRSTTGSTVLVPEDLRDGKRGTLDNYVDGSDLTVETYPYADNTADLDALASAVDEDTAFVYAETPTVTGAIEPELAAIGDLADEHDALFCVGSDPVALSLLEEPAAVGADVVVGEAGALGLPASYGMGLGLFACSEEFLRQVPGRLVGKSEDADDRRAFTLTLQTREQHIRKERATSNICTNQAWVALRAAMHAAYLGPEGLVALAEDCVRDAASVAASLDALDGVEAPLDDRHHFREFTVGVDDAPGVAAGLEERGFAVHVLDDETLQVCVTDLNADAADDLVAAVAEVVR; this is encoded by the coding sequence ATGAGCGGACGGTCCGCGGGAACGGGCGGGTCGCCGTTCGCGCCCCACACCGCCGACGAGACGGCGGCGATGCTCGACGCGCTCGGCGTCGACGACGAGGCCGAGCTGTTCGACATCCCCGAGACGGTCGCCTTCGACGGGGAGTTCGGCATTCCCCAGCGCGACGAGCGCACCGTCAGAGCGGACCTTCGGGAGACGTTCGAACGCAACGACGACCTCACCGAGTTCCTCGGTCGGGGCCACTACTCGCATTACGTCCCGGCGGTCGTCGACGACCTCTCCTCGCGCTCCGAGTTCCTCACCAGCTACACGCAGTACCAGCCGGAGATCACGCAAGGGTTCCTGCAGGCGCTGTTCGAGTACCAGTCGATCCTCGTCGAGTTGACGGGGCTGCCGGTCGCGAACTGCTCGATGTACGACGCCGCGGCCGCGCTCGCGGAGGCGGCGCTGTTGGCCGATCGCGTCCGCTCGACGACCGGATCGACCGTGCTCGTTCCAGAGGACCTGCGCGACGGCAAGCGCGGCACCCTCGACAACTACGTCGACGGCTCGGATCTGACCGTCGAGACGTACCCCTACGCCGACAACACCGCGGACCTCGACGCGCTCGCGAGCGCGGTCGACGAGGACACCGCGTTCGTGTACGCCGAGACGCCGACCGTGACGGGCGCTATCGAGCCCGAACTGGCGGCGATCGGCGACCTCGCGGACGAGCACGACGCGCTGTTTTGCGTCGGATCGGACCCGGTCGCGCTGTCGCTGCTGGAGGAACCGGCGGCGGTCGGCGCCGACGTGGTCGTCGGCGAGGCCGGCGCCCTCGGACTCCCCGCGAGCTACGGGATGGGGCTCGGGCTGTTCGCCTGTTCGGAGGAGTTCCTTCGGCAGGTACCCGGCCGCCTCGTCGGAAAGAGCGAGGACGCCGACGACCGCCGGGCGTTCACGCTGACGCTGCAGACGCGCGAGCAGCACATCCGGAAGGAACGCGCCACCTCGAACATCTGCACGAACCAGGCGTGGGTGGCGCTCCGGGCGGCGATGCACGCGGCCTACCTCGGCCCGGAGGGGCTCGTCGCCCTCGCCGAGGACTGCGTCCGCGACGCGGCGTCGGTGGCGGCCTCCCTCGACGCGCTCGACGGCGTCGAGGCGCCACTCGACGACCGGCACCACTTCCGCGAGTTCACCGTCGGCGTCGACGACGCCCCGGGCGTCGCCGCCGGGCTGGAGGAGCGTGGCTTCGCGGTTCACGTCCTCGACGACGAGACGCTGCAGGTGTGCGTGACCGACCTGAACGCCGACGCGGCCGACGATCTGGTCGCCGCGGTCGCGGAGGTGGTACGATGA